In Bacteroidota bacterium, a single window of DNA contains:
- the sucC gene encoding ADP-forming succinate--CoA ligase subunit beta, whose product MKIHEYQGKEILRQYNVAMPQGAVAFSADEAVAVAQRLGGNVWVVKAQIHAGGRGKGGGVKVAKSLDEVRTLASQILGMRLVTHQTGPEGKIVKRLLIEQGIDIAKEMYAGITLDRMSGMNVLMVSTEGGVEIEKVAAESPEKIVKEPVNPAVGLQQFQARKLAFALGLSGDAFKNGVKFLQALYKAYDATDASLAEINPLVITRGGDVLALDAKINFDDNALYRHPEFAELRDLDEEEALEIEASKSNLNYIKLDGNVGCMVNGAGLAMATMDIIKLAGGQPANFLDVGGGANAQTVENGFKIILADKNVRAILINIFGGIVRCDRVATGVVEAAKKVEVKIPVVIRLAGTNADLAAEILKKSGMSFLVAENLKDAAEKVTNALAA is encoded by the coding sequence ATGAAAATTCATGAGTATCAGGGGAAAGAGATTCTCCGTCAATACAACGTCGCGATGCCGCAAGGCGCCGTTGCTTTTTCTGCGGATGAGGCTGTTGCTGTCGCGCAGCGTTTAGGCGGAAATGTCTGGGTCGTAAAGGCCCAAATACACGCTGGCGGCAGAGGCAAAGGGGGCGGTGTCAAAGTGGCAAAAAGTCTCGATGAGGTGAGAACGCTGGCATCGCAAATTCTTGGCATGAGGCTTGTCACTCATCAAACGGGACCGGAGGGGAAAATTGTGAAACGACTCCTCATCGAACAAGGCATTGACATTGCAAAAGAGATGTACGCCGGCATCACCCTCGACCGGATGTCCGGAATGAACGTCCTGATGGTCTCAACCGAAGGGGGAGTTGAAATCGAAAAAGTGGCCGCTGAATCTCCTGAAAAAATCGTGAAGGAACCCGTCAATCCCGCGGTGGGGCTCCAGCAATTCCAGGCCCGGAAACTCGCTTTCGCGCTCGGGTTGAGCGGTGACGCGTTCAAGAACGGCGTAAAATTTCTCCAGGCTCTCTACAAAGCGTACGATGCGACGGACGCCTCTCTCGCTGAGATCAATCCTTTGGTCATTACAAGAGGAGGGGATGTTCTGGCTCTCGATGCAAAGATCAATTTTGACGACAACGCCCTTTACCGGCACCCGGAATTTGCGGAACTTCGCGACCTCGACGAGGAAGAGGCGCTCGAAATCGAGGCCTCGAAATCGAATTTGAATTACATCAAGCTCGACGGCAACGTAGGGTGCATGGTCAACGGAGCCGGGCTCGCAATGGCGACAATGGATATTATCAAGCTGGCCGGGGGGCAGCCGGCAAATTTCCTCGATGTCGGCGGTGGAGCGAACGCGCAAACGGTCGAAAATGGCTTCAAGATCATTCTTGCCGATAAAAATGTGAGGGCAATTCTTATCAACATTTTCGGCGGCATTGTGCGGTGCGACCGGGTCGCGACCGGCGTGGTCGAGGCGGCGAAGAAAGTGGAAGTGAAGATACCCGTTGTTATTCGCCTTGCCGGAACGAATGCCGACCTGGCGGCGGAAATTTTGAAGAAGTCGGGAATGAGCTTTCTCGTCGCGGAAAACTTAAAAGATGCTGCTGAAAAAGTAACGAACGCTCTTGCAGCATAA
- the pruA gene encoding L-glutamate gamma-semialdehyde dehydrogenase, with translation MSVTIFKNEPLTDYSKPVNRKAMENALAKVRSEFLKEYPIVIGGEEFRTAEKLNSYNPSAPGEVVGVFQKANAELANKAIERAAATFETWKLVPSKKRAEYLFKAAKIMRKRKHEFSAAMIFEVGKTWPEADADTAEAIDFLEFYGREMLRYAGPHPVTKIPTEKSELQYIPLGVGVVVPPWNFALAILTGMTSAAVVTGNTVVLKPSSDSPLTGWKYFSLMREVGLPDGVINFVTGAGGTVGDTLVAHPKTRFVSFTGSKEVGIHINELAAKVQPGQKWLKRVVAEMGGKDSIVIDDATDLNAAAQAAVVSAFGFQGQKCSAASRVIVVEKVYDKVVGLIKEKTEKLSVGPGDNPGNAMGPVINRGAQEKILEYIGKGVQEGGRLVAGGKKAGGDGYFIQPTVIADVAPDATIAQEEIFGPVLAVIKAKDFNHALEIANNTEFGLTGGIWTKDRKKIEKAKKIFHVGNFYVNRKITGALVGVHPFGGFNMSGTDSKAGGRDYLLLFLQAKSISEKIK, from the coding sequence ATGTCGGTAACAATATTCAAGAATGAACCGTTGACGGATTATTCCAAACCGGTGAACAGAAAAGCAATGGAAAATGCTCTGGCAAAGGTCCGGTCGGAGTTTTTGAAGGAATATCCGATCGTGATCGGCGGCGAAGAATTCCGTACGGCTGAAAAATTGAACTCCTACAATCCATCTGCGCCGGGCGAAGTCGTCGGTGTTTTTCAAAAAGCGAACGCGGAGCTGGCGAATAAGGCCATCGAGCGTGCGGCAGCAACATTCGAAACATGGAAGCTTGTCCCCTCCAAAAAACGGGCCGAATATCTTTTCAAGGCCGCAAAGATCATGCGGAAGAGAAAGCATGAATTCAGCGCCGCAATGATCTTCGAGGTCGGCAAGACCTGGCCCGAAGCAGATGCCGACACCGCCGAAGCGATCGACTTTCTCGAATTCTATGGGCGCGAAATGCTCCGCTATGCCGGGCCGCATCCCGTCACGAAAATTCCGACGGAAAAAAGTGAGTTGCAGTATATTCCTCTCGGTGTGGGCGTGGTCGTGCCGCCGTGGAATTTTGCACTTGCAATTCTCACAGGCATGACATCAGCTGCTGTCGTGACCGGCAACACTGTCGTATTAAAGCCGTCGAGCGATTCGCCTCTGACCGGGTGGAAATATTTCTCATTGATGCGCGAGGTCGGTTTGCCGGACGGCGTTATCAATTTTGTTACCGGAGCAGGAGGAACTGTTGGAGACACCTTGGTAGCTCACCCCAAGACTCGCTTTGTTTCCTTCACCGGATCGAAAGAGGTAGGAATTCACATCAATGAACTTGCGGCGAAAGTACAGCCGGGGCAAAAGTGGCTGAAGCGCGTTGTTGCCGAAATGGGGGGAAAGGATTCTATCGTTATCGACGATGCGACGGACCTGAATGCCGCGGCGCAGGCGGCGGTGGTGTCAGCGTTCGGATTTCAGGGGCAAAAATGTTCCGCCGCATCCCGGGTGATCGTCGTTGAAAAAGTCTACGATAAAGTTGTCGGCCTCATAAAGGAAAAAACGGAGAAGTTGTCCGTCGGCCCCGGCGATAATCCGGGAAACGCCATGGGGCCGGTGATCAACCGCGGCGCGCAAGAGAAGATACTTGAGTATATCGGGAAGGGGGTGCAGGAGGGGGGAAGACTTGTCGCCGGCGGCAAGAAAGCCGGCGGGGATGGGTACTTCATTCAACCCACGGTGATCGCCGACGTCGCCCCCGATGCGACGATCGCACAAGAGGAAATTTTTGGGCCCGTCTTGGCGGTGATCAAAGCGAAGGATTTCAACCACGCTCTCGAAATTGCAAACAATACAGAGTTCGGTCTGACAGGCGGAATATGGACGAAGGACCGGAAAAAGATCGAAAAAGCAAAGAAGATCTTTCACGTGGGAAATTTTTATGTGAACAGGAAGATCACGGGCGCTCTCGTCGGTGTCCATCCGTTCGGCGGGTTCAACATGTCCGGCACAGATTCCAAGGCAGGCGGTCGCGACTATCTGCTCCTTTTTTTGCAGGCCAAGTCGATCTCGGAAAAAATCAAATAG
- a CDS encoding BadF/BadG/BcrA/BcrD ATPase family protein, which produces MKSAQFVVGIDGGGTKTAAVIADVQGRTLARHTAGPANFHIRGVESTSRTLVALIEDCCASAGCTPQSLRATVIGLAGAGRPEDKKKIANGVHKFASSKGVKLKNLSIESDARVALEGAFKGGPGIVIIAGTGSIVFGKDVNGNIHRAGGWGRTLGDEGSGYAIGREGLRAVCREYDQRSDAGIMSKMVAKRLKLRTSSEIITAVHKSDFEIASVAPIVFAAADKGDSAALRIVQQAANELSELLRTLLTRYDQGEDRSPGQKILLSFLGGVLGNETPLAHSLWRQITKSFAAIEIIRPLCPPEDGAVLMALAGS; this is translated from the coding sequence ATGAAGTCAGCGCAATTCGTCGTCGGAATCGACGGCGGAGGAACAAAAACGGCGGCGGTTATCGCTGACGTTCAGGGAAGGACACTGGCGCGTCACACCGCCGGACCTGCAAACTTCCATATTAGAGGGGTTGAAAGTACATCGCGCACACTAGTTGCATTAATAGAAGATTGCTGCGCTTCGGCCGGATGTACTCCCCAAAGCCTCCGTGCAACGGTGATCGGACTTGCGGGAGCCGGAAGGCCGGAAGACAAGAAAAAGATTGCAAACGGGGTCCATAAATTTGCTTCTTCAAAAGGAGTCAAGCTAAAGAACCTCAGCATCGAAAGCGACGCCCGGGTCGCACTTGAGGGGGCATTTAAGGGAGGTCCGGGAATTGTGATCATCGCAGGGACCGGCTCGATCGTCTTTGGAAAAGATGTCAATGGGAACATTCATCGTGCCGGAGGTTGGGGAAGAACATTGGGGGATGAGGGGAGCGGTTATGCAATTGGAAGGGAAGGATTGAGGGCCGTTTGTCGCGAATACGATCAACGATCCGATGCGGGCATCATGTCCAAGATGGTCGCAAAAAGGCTCAAGCTGAGAACTTCTTCCGAGATCATTACGGCGGTCCACAAAAGCGATTTTGAAATTGCATCGGTTGCTCCGATTGTTTTTGCCGCAGCGGACAAAGGAGATTCCGCAGCGTTGCGCATTGTCCAACAGGCTGCAAACGAATTGTCGGAGCTTCTTCGCACGTTGCTAACAAGGTACGATCAGGGAGAGGACAGATCTCCGGGTCAAAAGATTCTTTTGTCGTTTCTCGGCGGAGTTCTTGGTAACGAAACGCCGCTTGCTCACTCACTTTGGCGGCAAATTACAAAATCGTTTGCTGCAATCGAAATCATCAGGCCGCTTTGTCCTCCCGAGGATGGGGCGGTCTTGATGGCGCTTGCGGGATCGTAA
- a CDS encoding MFS transporter — translation MQEKTFEAPSGEKKRSPALWVSVIYFAEGFPYTIVNLMSVIFLKDLGAGNELIGLTSFLYIPWVLKGLWGPVVDLYATKRKWILVTELLCTVLFVLLAFATLSTQAIAVSIGVFALIAFVSATHDIAVDGFYLDALDRDRQALFVGVRSTTYKIAWLAGNGGLVFLAGYLANERLINTNPDGTRIFEDIHFSIFGNTFLFQPPAFGWAISFATAAFVFLLVYLFQLWYLPHPAPFAPDRKGTGVDANFADAFKSYFTQRRIGWIVLYVLLFRLGDAFMLKMAPPFLMDNGAKGGLTLSAAEMGILYGTVGVIFLLAGGVLGGIIIAKEGLKKWMWPTALLQNSAIALYWLLAKYRPGIEWVYVVNSFEQFSYGLGVSAYTVFLMRTVRPEFKASHYAITTALMAAGMMLPGIASGYLQVRMGYEEYFLMSFLSAIPGLAAIYFLPLEEKQ, via the coding sequence ATGCAAGAAAAGACGTTCGAAGCTCCTTCGGGTGAAAAGAAGCGTAGTCCGGCATTGTGGGTCTCGGTGATTTACTTCGCCGAAGGGTTTCCGTACACGATCGTCAATTTGATGTCGGTGATATTTCTCAAAGACCTCGGGGCCGGCAATGAATTGATCGGGCTGACGAGTTTCTTGTACATCCCCTGGGTGTTGAAGGGGCTTTGGGGACCGGTTGTCGATCTCTATGCGACAAAACGGAAGTGGATTCTGGTCACCGAACTCTTATGCACTGTTCTATTCGTCCTCCTCGCTTTTGCCACATTAAGCACTCAGGCAATCGCGGTTTCGATCGGAGTCTTTGCGTTGATCGCATTCGTCTCGGCGACTCACGACATCGCCGTTGACGGATTCTATCTGGATGCGCTGGACAGGGACCGACAGGCTCTTTTTGTCGGAGTTCGTTCAACGACCTACAAAATCGCCTGGCTTGCCGGTAACGGAGGGCTGGTGTTTCTTGCCGGGTATCTCGCCAACGAACGGCTCATTAACACCAATCCCGACGGGACGAGAATTTTCGAGGATATTCATTTCTCAATCTTTGGGAACACATTTTTGTTCCAGCCGCCTGCGTTCGGCTGGGCGATTTCGTTTGCAACGGCGGCATTTGTCTTTCTTCTGGTCTATTTGTTTCAACTCTGGTACCTTCCGCATCCGGCACCGTTCGCCCCCGACCGGAAAGGGACTGGGGTAGACGCGAACTTTGCCGACGCCTTTAAGTCGTACTTTACTCAGCGAAGAATCGGGTGGATCGTGTTATATGTTCTGCTCTTCCGGCTTGGCGATGCGTTCATGCTGAAGATGGCGCCGCCATTTCTCATGGACAACGGCGCCAAAGGAGGGCTGACGCTTTCGGCTGCGGAGATGGGAATTTTGTACGGCACGGTCGGCGTCATTTTCCTCCTTGCCGGGGGAGTCCTGGGCGGAATCATCATTGCAAAAGAAGGGTTGAAAAAATGGATGTGGCCGACCGCACTTCTTCAAAATTCTGCGATTGCGCTCTACTGGCTCCTGGCAAAATATAGACCAGGTATCGAGTGGGTGTATGTCGTCAATTCGTTCGAGCAATTTTCCTACGGGCTCGGAGTTTCCGCCTACACGGTTTTTCTGATGCGAACCGTCCGCCCGGAATTCAAAGCATCGCATTATGCAATTACGACGGCGTTGATGGCAGCAGGCATGATGCTTCCGGGCATCGCCAGCGGTTATCTCCAGGTCCGGATGGGATACGAAGAATATTTTTTGATGAGTTTTCTATCAGCGATTCCGGGGTTGGCGGCGATCTATTTTTTGCCGCTGGAGGAGAAACAATGA
- a CDS encoding SpoIID/LytB domain-containing protein — translation MTADSGNFTAGKEALFRNVSGGTFILHDVVIGAQFHWEQKQEETFSGDLIIAVREDGTLAVVNAILLEDYLASVVSSEMNPEAPEEFLKAHAIISRSWLGAMLERKARGGTRMLPQSLSREGEVIRWYSREDHDMFDVCADDHCQRYQGITKIYSQRPLKAVEATRGVFLLHGEEICDARFSKSCGGLTEEFENTWEEKHVSYLESVPDSSVQHPKLESEMAAEDWILSNPDAYCNTTDDALLAQILPPSDVATKNFFRWAVDYDRRELEEIVISKSGIDFGTLLDLVPVQRGPSGRIFKLKIVGSNATVIVGKELEIRRWLSTTHLYSSAFVVMTEREDDGTPKHFLFYGAGWGHGVGLCQIGAAVMATKKFSAEDILQHYFQNTQLQKLY, via the coding sequence TTGACAGCAGATAGTGGAAATTTTACGGCTGGTAAAGAAGCATTATTTAGGAATGTTTCTGGCGGGACGTTTATCCTGCACGATGTCGTGATTGGTGCTCAGTTTCATTGGGAACAAAAGCAAGAAGAGACATTCAGCGGAGACTTGATCATCGCCGTCCGCGAGGACGGGACTCTCGCTGTTGTCAATGCCATCCTGCTTGAGGATTATCTTGCGAGCGTCGTCTCCTCGGAAATGAACCCCGAAGCCCCCGAGGAATTTTTGAAAGCACACGCCATTATTTCGCGCTCGTGGCTTGGAGCCATGCTCGAACGAAAAGCGCGCGGCGGTACCCGTATGCTTCCGCAATCTCTTTCGCGTGAAGGCGAGGTGATCCGTTGGTATAGCCGCGAAGATCACGATATGTTCGACGTCTGCGCCGACGACCACTGCCAGCGGTATCAAGGAATCACAAAAATCTATTCGCAACGGCCCCTGAAGGCGGTTGAAGCCACTCGGGGGGTTTTTCTTCTTCACGGCGAAGAAATTTGCGATGCGAGGTTTTCCAAATCGTGCGGCGGGCTGACGGAAGAGTTTGAGAATACGTGGGAAGAGAAGCACGTTTCGTACCTCGAAAGCGTGCCCGATTCATCGGTCCAGCATCCCAAACTTGAGAGCGAGATGGCCGCGGAGGACTGGATCCTTTCCAACCCTGATGCCTATTGCAACACCACCGACGATGCTCTTTTAGCGCAGATTCTTCCGCCGTCCGATGTTGCGACGAAAAATTTTTTCCGCTGGGCGGTTGATTACGATCGGCGGGAGCTTGAAGAGATCGTCATCTCCAAATCAGGGATTGACTTCGGAACCCTTCTCGACCTTGTCCCCGTTCAGCGCGGGCCTTCGGGAAGAATCTTCAAATTGAAGATCGTCGGTTCGAATGCGACTGTCATTGTCGGAAAGGAGCTCGAGATTCGCCGCTGGTTATCGACAACACACCTCTACAGCTCGGCGTTTGTTGTCATGACGGAACGGGAGGACGACGGGACGCCGAAGCACTTTCTTTTCTACGGAGCAGGGTGGGGGCACGGTGTCGGGCTTTGTCAAATCGGCGCTGCGGTGATGGCAACAAAGAAGTTTTCCGCGGAAGATATCCTTCAACATTATTTTCAGAACACACAATTACAAAAACTGTACTGA
- a CDS encoding DUF4922 domain-containing protein, whose protein sequence is MVPNRLFASFSQNSPGNSLAELAISLLEKQKTSWPLLSDAYSSFDGMKVREIHCKGFTVSLQFNPKRLASTGAKVDDKSVRERKCFLCTDNLPKEQEGILYKDSFLILCNPAPIFRQHFTVSHIDHAPQVIERSFGTFLALAEDIAPEFTVLYNGARCGASAPDHMHFQAIPQGRLPAEQNADDKRRTVPKKKIGNVSFLVLPNYGRRVLIMESDDKEELGTLFARFLGSMKRETRSELEPMINLLCSYAKGTWRVIVFPRGKHRPDVYYKEGDERILVSPAAVDMGGLVITPVEKDFERTDERLIESIFEEVSMGHDVLERIIAGI, encoded by the coding sequence TTGGTTCCGAATCGACTTTTTGCATCCTTCTCTCAAAACTCGCCGGGCAATTCACTCGCCGAGTTGGCGATTTCCCTTCTCGAAAAACAAAAAACAAGCTGGCCGCTTCTTTCCGACGCATATTCATCGTTCGATGGAATGAAGGTCCGCGAAATTCATTGCAAGGGTTTTACAGTGTCTTTGCAGTTCAACCCCAAGCGGCTCGCCAGCACAGGGGCAAAGGTTGATGATAAATCGGTACGCGAACGAAAATGCTTTCTGTGTACAGACAATCTTCCAAAAGAGCAAGAAGGAATTCTCTACAAAGACTCTTTCCTTATTCTTTGTAATCCGGCGCCGATCTTCCGACAACACTTTACGGTCTCGCACATTGACCACGCTCCCCAGGTGATCGAAAGGTCTTTTGGAACATTCCTTGCGCTCGCGGAAGATATTGCCCCAGAGTTTACCGTTCTCTATAACGGTGCTCGATGCGGCGCTTCTGCGCCGGACCATATGCACTTCCAGGCAATCCCGCAAGGGCGTCTTCCCGCCGAACAAAATGCCGATGACAAAAGAAGAACAGTCCCGAAGAAAAAAATCGGCAACGTTTCATTTCTTGTCTTGCCGAATTACGGAAGGCGGGTGCTCATCATGGAGTCTGACGATAAGGAAGAATTAGGAACTCTTTTTGCGAGGTTTCTCGGATCCATGAAGAGGGAGACGCGGTCTGAGCTAGAGCCGATGATCAATCTTCTCTGTTCGTACGCAAAAGGTACATGGCGTGTCATTGTATTCCCACGCGGCAAGCATCGACCCGATGTGTATTATAAAGAAGGGGACGAACGCATTCTTGTGAGCCCGGCTGCCGTCGACATGGGCGGTTTAGTGATCACGCCGGTTGAAAAGGACTTTGAAAGAACCGATGAAAGACTCATTGAAAGTATTTTTGAAGAGGTCTCGATGGGTCACGATGTACTTGAAAGGATAATCGCCGGGATATGA
- a CDS encoding glycosyltransferase family 2 protein has protein sequence MSSISAVVPFSLQPHFNKTLQQFTESPLIEKVYVIHTGGYTSSSPKCDGIGPGSLNSGSVLDPLLKRIRGEYLLLVSEPVGIDLGQFALSRFCSVAEETNAGIIYSDFYEVGSGVRHQHPVNDYQVGSIRDNFEFGPLLFISVSALRASLKKYGPPSKTSSAGLYDLRLKVSVDHAVFHIKEYLYTKAVDSVQAKGEKQFDYVDARNAAVQQELENVATRHLKNIGAYLKPKFKRIPSSNVKYPVEASVIIPVRNRVKTIAEAVDSALGQQADFPFNVLVVDNHSSDGTTEALRRVSQKNSSVKHIIPNRMDLGIGGCWNEAVSSEHCGRYAVQLDSDDIYSDEKALQRIVRLFRNGDFAMVVGSYKLVDMQLQEIPPGVIDHREWTPNNGRNNALRINGLGAPRAFRTDLLRLIPLPNVSYGEDYRIALRLSREFQIGRIYEPVYLCRRWEGNTDAALSIEQTNRNNAYKDMIRSIEIYARQKMNRKR, from the coding sequence ATGAGTTCTATCTCAGCCGTTGTCCCGTTTTCCCTTCAACCGCACTTCAATAAAACGCTGCAGCAATTCACCGAATCCCCGCTCATCGAAAAAGTCTATGTCATCCACACCGGCGGTTACACATCGTCTTCGCCGAAATGTGATGGGATCGGCCCCGGCTCGTTGAATTCCGGTTCAGTGCTGGACCCTCTTCTCAAGCGAATAAGGGGAGAATACTTGCTGCTGGTGAGTGAACCAGTTGGGATAGATCTCGGCCAATTCGCTCTCAGCCGATTTTGTTCCGTTGCCGAGGAGACGAATGCGGGAATTATTTATTCGGATTTTTATGAGGTTGGGAGCGGGGTGAGGCATCAACACCCCGTTAACGATTACCAGGTCGGGAGTATCAGGGATAATTTTGAATTTGGCCCTCTACTGTTCATTTCGGTTTCGGCTCTCCGCGCATCCCTAAAGAAATATGGTCCTCCTTCAAAAACAAGCTCGGCCGGGTTGTATGACCTGCGATTAAAAGTCTCGGTCGATCATGCGGTATTTCATATCAAGGAATATCTGTACACAAAAGCTGTCGACAGTGTTCAAGCAAAAGGGGAAAAACAGTTCGATTACGTTGATGCCCGCAATGCTGCGGTTCAGCAAGAATTAGAAAATGTAGCGACCAGACACTTGAAAAACATCGGCGCATACTTGAAGCCGAAATTTAAGCGGATTCCCTCGTCGAATGTCAAGTATCCAGTCGAGGCCAGTGTTATTATTCCCGTGAGAAATAGGGTCAAGACGATCGCTGAAGCCGTGGACAGCGCGCTCGGCCAGCAGGCCGATTTTCCCTTCAATGTCCTTGTCGTGGACAATCATTCGTCTGATGGAACGACGGAGGCGTTGAGAAGAGTGTCACAAAAGAACTCTTCTGTGAAGCATATCATCCCGAACCGAATGGATTTAGGCATTGGAGGGTGCTGGAATGAAGCGGTGTCCTCAGAACACTGTGGGAGATATGCCGTGCAGCTTGATTCTGACGACATCTATTCCGATGAAAAAGCTCTGCAGCGGATTGTGCGTCTCTTTCGGAATGGCGATTTTGCGATGGTCGTAGGTTCGTACAAGCTTGTCGATATGCAACTTCAAGAAATTCCGCCCGGCGTGATCGACCATAGAGAGTGGACGCCCAACAACGGCCGCAACAACGCACTCCGGATCAACGGGCTCGGAGCGCCAAGGGCATTCCGGACAGATCTCCTTCGCCTGATTCCCTTGCCGAATGTCAGCTACGGGGAGGATTATCGCATTGCTCTTCGGCTGTCACGTGAATTCCAGATCGGCAGAATTTATGAGCCGGTCTATCTGTGCCGGAGATGGGAAGGAAACACCGATGCCGCATTATCGATCGAACAAACAAATCGGAATAATGCGTACAAGGACATGATTCGCTCGATCGAAATTTATGCCCGTCAAAAGATGAACCGGAAAAGATGA